One window of Dysgonomonas mossii genomic DNA carries:
- a CDS encoding polysaccharide biosynthesis/export family protein, which yields MKSVIKVFLILVSIFYSLSSCVTNKDTDFLQDIKLKYPETSVKPDQYRVIPGDQLSIVVYAWDEQTKAMFSAYTPRFSGQGISERTGVDAYSQTRGLDDAAGVPPVTVYADGTITFPYIGKVYVQGQTMLEIRNVISNKLNAYADGTTAEVSLYNRYFSILGEAGANRIHMPSTTMTIYQALSIASTIGAYADRSKVSIIRQTETGSTVKTFDLRSKDIIDSEYYYIQPNDVLYIPQMKRKFLGTTTSFAGLFGLLTSVAGVIVFTLRVF from the coding sequence ATGAAAAGTGTGATCAAGGTATTTTTAATACTTGTTTCTATTTTTTACAGTCTTAGCTCTTGTGTAACAAACAAGGACACAGACTTTTTACAAGACATAAAACTTAAATATCCCGAAACGTCAGTCAAGCCCGATCAATATCGTGTGATACCGGGCGACCAACTCAGTATTGTTGTATATGCATGGGATGAACAGACCAAAGCCATGTTTTCGGCTTATACCCCTCGTTTTTCGGGGCAAGGTATCAGCGAGCGTACAGGTGTCGACGCTTACTCGCAGACAAGAGGTCTCGACGATGCAGCCGGAGTGCCTCCTGTAACCGTATATGCCGACGGAACGATAACATTTCCCTACATCGGTAAGGTGTATGTGCAAGGGCAAACGATGCTCGAAATAAGGAATGTTATATCCAACAAGCTGAATGCCTATGCCGACGGAACTACTGCCGAAGTGTCTCTCTACAACAGATACTTCAGCATACTTGGCGAAGCGGGGGCAAATCGCATACACATGCCCAGTACCACTATGACTATCTATCAGGCTCTCTCTATAGCAAGCACGATAGGGGCATACGCCGACAGATCGAAAGTGAGCATTATCCGCCAGACGGAAACAGGCTCTACCGTAAAAACATTCGACCTCCGAAGCAAGGATATCATAGATTCGGAATATTACTATATACAGCCCAATGATGTGTTGTATATCCCTCAGATGAAACGTAAGTTTCTTGGTACAACCACTTCTTTTGCCGGTTTGTTCGGTTTGCTGACATCAGTGGCCGGGGTTATTGTATTTACACTTAGAGTATTTTGA
- a CDS encoding polysaccharide biosynthesis/export family protein — MKAIIYYMLSGLMMVGIFSSCISSEEINYLQNINLQYPLQPYTEYRLAVDDKISCSISTSDEEVFRAFNSVVGPNQNALKAYTIYSDSTVILPFFGKVKVAGRTVQEAEDIIQKLIQESILDAQVKVTLSSNYFYILASNKQGFYSVYKDNMTIYQALAISQQTTGTMDLSKVSIIRRDALGNSIVKTFDLRTQDVIQSEFYYIRPNDLIYFPTNKNSFFNIESLGSFAATMMIPLTFLVYTVMYRW, encoded by the coding sequence ATGAAGGCTATAATATATTACATGTTATCCGGTTTGATGATGGTTGGTATATTCTCTTCCTGCATCTCGAGCGAAGAAATAAATTATCTGCAAAATATCAACTTGCAATATCCTCTACAGCCCTATACCGAATACAGGTTGGCTGTGGATGATAAAATATCATGCTCTATCTCTACCAGCGACGAAGAAGTATTCCGTGCTTTCAACTCGGTGGTGGGTCCCAATCAGAATGCTCTCAAAGCATATACCATATACAGCGACAGTACAGTTATTCTCCCTTTCTTCGGCAAAGTGAAGGTCGCAGGCCGTACGGTTCAGGAGGCAGAAGATATTATCCAGAAGCTGATACAGGAGTCTATCCTCGATGCACAGGTAAAAGTGACATTGTCAAGCAACTATTTTTATATACTTGCGTCTAACAAACAAGGCTTCTATTCTGTTTATAAAGATAATATGACCATTTATCAGGCATTGGCCATATCGCAGCAGACTACGGGTACGATGGATTTGTCGAAGGTAAGTATCATCCGTAGAGACGCTTTGGGAAATTCGATAGTAAAAACTTTCGACCTCAGAACCCAGGATGTGATTCAGTCCGAGTTTTACTATATACGTCCCAACGACCTGATATATTTCCCTACAAACAAGAATTCGTTCTTTAATATAGAATCGTTAGGCTCGTTTGCGGCAACGATGATGATCCCTCTTACATTCCTCGTGTATACGGTGATGTATCGCTGGTGA
- a CDS encoding exopolysaccharide transport family protein: MDINNKPGADTDPYFEEIKAKTTLSFDFVLWFYRILKYWYLFVISIALFMAYAFIKNKSWVPFYGIQAMIILEDRGSSMISGAVPLGSILRNTENQQIVLESYGLTERTVKNLPKKMHIDYFIQTRFKYISLYTDSPIEIAIDSLETDITPQAYSKVFDVAYVSDSQIRVSYKDGLDGEPEEAFNIVFDSPVENKFFKGTIRKTKNFKRDFLPFSFRFFTNSQLTGMYSGRVSTALKTENSTALTVSMYGTDPAKDMDYLKALLDEFQDYNLALKNQQADLTIKFLDAQITVINDSLNISRLKLERFQKETGVYEVSSATVRRELDVADVDRDQVAMREKTVLFTTQKIKEGIMGSAELIDPISIGLTDEIKLSRYVEEYNQELRKSKNLGPKSPIYMTAINKLNESRVQILRELQLIQVKLQDQKDLLVKKYQNLDLKLDNLPPQERDLIKYQREYNVNEMYHQFLTQRQYEAKIQRASNTPDNFIWEYPRMVGGAMNTGEKSKNYMYFLMIALVIPLIFVVVKEEVLNFAITSKEECEKISGLPVIGTIENISKKLAGGVVLVKNFPKSSFAESFRNMRVRIEYMAQRENKITILVTSTEPADGKTFIATNVASVYQLMGKKVIIVDLDLRRPSVGKTLQIDAQKGISNYLIGQVTLDEIIISHPDYGFDIIPAGTLPPNPSELIKTAKTKQLLEHLKEEYDYVIVDCSPVGLVSDAYILSSMADTTLFVVRRAKTNKAFFKSVITQLGFDGVENIALVFNDVKGREGYYGTSRYYGDKTYYLKKNSYYHDDYFES, encoded by the coding sequence ATGGACATAAATAATAAACCTGGAGCTGATACGGACCCGTATTTCGAAGAGATAAAGGCCAAGACGACCTTGTCTTTCGACTTCGTACTTTGGTTTTACCGCATATTGAAATACTGGTATCTCTTTGTTATTTCGATAGCGCTGTTTATGGCATACGCATTTATAAAAAATAAATCGTGGGTGCCTTTCTACGGAATTCAGGCTATGATAATACTCGAAGACCGGGGGTCGAGTATGATATCAGGAGCAGTGCCGCTGGGAAGTATCTTGCGTAATACCGAAAATCAACAGATTGTATTGGAATCGTACGGGCTTACCGAAAGAACGGTAAAGAACCTGCCGAAGAAGATGCATATCGACTACTTTATCCAGACAAGGTTTAAATATATCAGCCTTTACACCGATTCGCCCATCGAAATTGCTATCGACAGCCTCGAAACAGATATTACGCCTCAGGCGTACAGCAAAGTCTTTGATGTGGCATACGTTAGCGATAGCCAGATACGTGTGAGCTACAAGGATGGCTTGGACGGAGAACCCGAAGAAGCCTTCAATATCGTGTTTGATAGTCCTGTAGAGAATAAATTCTTTAAAGGCACGATTCGTAAAACGAAAAACTTCAAGCGCGACTTTCTGCCCTTTAGCTTCCGCTTTTTTACCAATAGCCAACTCACAGGGATGTATAGCGGACGGGTGTCTACTGCCCTCAAAACCGAAAACTCTACGGCTCTTACCGTCAGTATGTACGGAACGGATCCGGCTAAGGATATGGATTATCTGAAAGCTCTTTTGGATGAGTTTCAGGATTATAATCTGGCTTTGAAAAATCAACAGGCCGACCTGACGATCAAATTCCTTGATGCCCAGATAACCGTTATCAACGACTCGCTGAATATATCACGCCTCAAGCTCGAACGATTCCAGAAAGAGACGGGAGTATATGAAGTGTCTTCGGCTACCGTGAGGCGGGAGCTTGATGTTGCCGATGTGGATAGAGATCAGGTGGCGATGCGAGAAAAAACAGTGTTGTTTACTACACAGAAGATCAAAGAAGGCATTATGGGTAGTGCAGAACTGATAGATCCTATAAGTATAGGGTTGACAGACGAAATAAAATTGTCGAGATACGTTGAGGAATATAATCAGGAGCTTAGAAAGTCGAAGAACTTAGGGCCTAAGAGCCCGATTTATATGACGGCTATCAACAAGCTGAACGAGAGCCGTGTGCAGATATTGAGAGAGCTGCAACTTATTCAGGTGAAGCTTCAGGATCAGAAAGACCTTTTGGTGAAGAAATATCAGAACCTCGATCTCAAGCTCGACAACCTGCCTCCGCAGGAACGAGACCTGATAAAATATCAGCGAGAATACAATGTCAACGAGATGTATCACCAGTTTCTTACCCAAAGGCAGTACGAAGCCAAGATACAAAGAGCATCCAATACACCCGACAACTTTATATGGGAATATCCACGTATGGTTGGCGGAGCGATGAATACGGGTGAGAAGAGCAAAAATTATATGTACTTCTTGATGATAGCTTTGGTTATTCCGTTGATCTTTGTCGTAGTCAAAGAAGAGGTTCTCAATTTTGCGATCACTTCTAAAGAGGAATGTGAAAAAATATCGGGATTGCCTGTTATCGGGACTATCGAGAATATCTCGAAAAAGCTCGCCGGTGGTGTCGTACTGGTGAAGAATTTCCCCAAATCGAGCTTTGCCGAATCGTTCCGCAATATGCGTGTACGCATAGAATATATGGCTCAGCGTGAAAATAAAATCACCATATTGGTTACCTCTACCGAGCCTGCCGATGGTAAAACGTTTATCGCTACCAATGTGGCTTCTGTTTACCAGTTGATGGGTAAGAAGGTAATTATCGTCGACCTCGACCTCAGACGTCCTTCGGTAGGAAAAACACTACAGATCGACGCACAAAAGGGAATATCCAACTATCTGATAGGGCAGGTTACTTTGGACGAGATCATCATTTCGCACCCCGACTATGGATTCGATATTATCCCAGCCGGAACGCTGCCTCCTAATCCGAGTGAGCTGATCAAGACTGCCAAAACAAAGCAACTGTTGGAACACCTGAAAGAAGAATACGACTATGTTATCGTAGACTGTAGTCCGGTAGGTCTTGTTTCAGATGCCTACATCCTTTCTTCTATGGCTGATACAACACTGTTTGTGGTGCGGCGTGCCAAAACCAACAAGGCGTTCTTTAAGAGCGTGATTACACAGCTTGGGTTCGATGGTGTGGAAAACATAGCCTTGGTGTTCAACGATGTGAAGGGTAGGGAAGGTTATTATGGAACATCACGCTACTATGGTGACAAGACATACTATCTGAAGAAGAATTCGTATTATCACGACGACTATTTTGAAAGTTAA
- a CDS encoding tetratricopeptide repeat protein, with amino-acid sequence MKKFLFSIFLLFSSLSSFAQINTDRVILIGRNSLYYEDYVLAIQYFNQVIKAKPYLAEPYFYRAIAKYYLDDFKGTEDDCTLALERNPFISKAYQLRADARQNQNNYDGALEDYKVSLDNYPNDKFTLVNMGIVNIQKKDYDQAEKYLNELLRIYPTYTQGYLTRGAMYQEKGDTIQAFENYNEAIKQDKYMAQSYSMRGLLHYYKKDYDKALADLDEAIKIEPLQSGNYINRGLIRYSKNDLRGAMADYDKVIELDANNIIARFNRGLLRAQVGDDNRAIADFDVVLKFEPNNYIAYFNRSLIKSNIGDYNGAISDLNVVLAQYPEFYHGFYSRGEIKRRQNDLKGAERDFNYARNEEARKNKEMAAKGITEEEAKTRETSDKDIDKFNLLVVADKKDEEKSKYESNSRGRIQNKQVRLELEPRFVITYYEKPNDIRRFVYYSQLVDGLNRKSTLPKKLRITNSEAALNEPQIADHFWSINELSKRIEESPANAELYYARALDYMLVQDFGNSIENFNKAIALDPRFTLAYFDLAVVYTKQLELKENVPEYDKKSEQPDALSSLTGANAKKDATLTGAGASMLDPGKMEYDLIVKNYSKVIELNPEFVYAYYNRAEIRYKQNDFRAAILDYNEAIRRDPQFAEAYYNRGLARFQIKDKDRALDDMRKAGELGVIEAYSIIKRMTE; translated from the coding sequence GTGAAAAAGTTTCTATTCTCAATATTCCTTTTATTCAGCAGTCTGTCTAGTTTTGCCCAAATAAATACGGATAGAGTAATCCTCATCGGCCGAAATTCGCTTTATTATGAAGATTACGTGCTTGCTATTCAGTATTTCAATCAGGTGATAAAAGCAAAGCCGTATCTTGCCGAGCCTTATTTTTACAGGGCAATCGCAAAATATTATCTCGACGACTTTAAAGGAACGGAAGACGATTGTACGCTGGCATTGGAGCGAAATCCGTTTATATCGAAGGCATATCAGTTGAGAGCCGATGCCCGTCAAAATCAGAATAATTACGACGGGGCGTTGGAAGATTATAAAGTGTCTTTGGATAACTATCCGAACGATAAGTTTACGCTCGTAAATATGGGTATTGTCAACATTCAGAAGAAAGATTATGACCAAGCCGAGAAATATCTGAACGAGCTGCTTCGCATATACCCGACATATACTCAGGGCTATCTGACACGTGGCGCCATGTATCAGGAGAAAGGAGATACTATTCAGGCATTCGAAAACTACAATGAAGCCATCAAGCAGGATAAGTATATGGCTCAGTCGTATTCTATGCGAGGATTGCTCCATTACTATAAGAAAGACTATGATAAGGCTTTGGCGGACTTAGACGAAGCCATAAAGATAGAACCTCTCCAATCGGGCAACTATATCAACCGGGGGCTTATTCGTTATTCCAAAAACGACCTTCGTGGTGCTATGGCCGACTACGACAAGGTTATAGAGCTTGATGCAAACAATATAATTGCTCGCTTCAACCGAGGCTTGCTACGTGCACAGGTGGGTGACGATAACCGTGCCATTGCCGACTTCGATGTAGTACTCAAATTTGAGCCTAACAACTATATTGCTTACTTCAACAGGTCTCTCATAAAGAGCAACATCGGCGACTACAATGGAGCGATTTCTGACCTCAATGTGGTGCTTGCCCAGTATCCCGAATTTTATCATGGATTTTATAGCAGGGGTGAAATCAAACGGAGGCAAAACGACCTGAAGGGTGCGGAACGTGACTTCAATTATGCCCGAAACGAAGAGGCCCGTAAGAATAAAGAAATGGCAGCCAAAGGCATTACAGAAGAGGAGGCTAAGACAAGGGAAACATCCGATAAGGATATCGATAAATTTAACTTGCTTGTTGTTGCCGATAAGAAAGACGAAGAAAAGAGCAAGTACGAAAGTAACTCTCGTGGACGTATTCAGAATAAGCAAGTGCGCCTTGAGCTCGAACCTCGCTTTGTGATTACTTATTACGAAAAACCGAACGACATCAGACGTTTTGTATATTATAGCCAGTTGGTAGACGGTCTTAACCGCAAGTCTACATTGCCCAAAAAGTTAAGGATAACCAATAGCGAGGCCGCACTGAATGAGCCTCAGATAGCGGATCATTTCTGGTCGATAAACGAACTGTCGAAACGGATAGAGGAAAGCCCTGCGAATGCAGAGTTGTACTATGCTCGTGCATTGGATTACATGCTGGTTCAAGACTTTGGCAACTCTATTGAGAATTTCAATAAGGCGATTGCTCTCGACCCTCGATTTACGTTGGCTTATTTCGACTTGGCGGTGGTATATACCAAGCAATTGGAGTTGAAAGAGAACGTTCCTGAATATGATAAGAAATCGGAACAGCCCGATGCCCTTTCTTCTTTGACAGGAGCTAATGCGAAGAAAGATGCTACCTTGACAGGTGCAGGAGCATCGATGCTCGATCCGGGAAAGATGGAGTACGACCTCATTGTGAAGAACTACAGCAAGGTTATAGAGCTTAACCCTGAGTTTGTATATGCTTACTACAACAGGGCGGAAATACGCTACAAGCAAAATGACTTCCGTGCGGCAATCTTAGACTATAACGAAGCCATCAGACGCGACCCTCAGTTTGCCGAAGCATACTATAATCGTGGGTTGGCACGCTTCCAGATCAAGGACAAAGACCGTGCTTTGGACGATATGCGCAAAGCCGGAGAGCTTGGTGTGATAGAAGCTTATAGTATTATCAAGCGTATGACCGAGTAG